In Streptomyces canus, one DNA window encodes the following:
- a CDS encoding CGNR zinc finger domain-containing protein, with protein sequence MNLDHVFVCGHPALDFAATLRARRSTRFEMLATPERLNAWYLESGLVDTITPGEEDDVRAATSVREAVYRLVTNRRLSEEFDREALAVVNAAARKPPVTPQLTLAGRHTDATPEQALATVARQAVELLSGPDVPLMKECGNPECTRVYIDRSRGMRRQWCGMESCGNKIKAAAYRARKKTAPAVPAH encoded by the coding sequence GTGAATCTCGACCATGTATTCGTATGCGGACACCCGGCTCTCGATTTCGCGGCCACCCTCCGGGCCCGGCGCTCGACCCGGTTCGAGATGCTCGCGACGCCGGAGCGGCTTAATGCCTGGTACCTGGAGTCTGGGCTGGTGGACACGATCACTCCCGGCGAGGAGGACGATGTCCGGGCGGCGACGAGCGTACGCGAGGCCGTCTACCGGCTCGTCACGAACCGCCGTCTCAGTGAGGAGTTCGACCGGGAGGCGCTCGCCGTGGTCAACGCCGCCGCCCGCAAGCCTCCCGTGACGCCGCAGCTCACCCTGGCCGGACGGCACACCGATGCGACGCCGGAGCAGGCACTGGCGACCGTCGCCCGGCAGGCCGTGGAGCTGCTCAGCGGTCCGGACGTCCCCTTGATGAAGGAGTGCGGCAACCCCGAGTGCACCCGGGTCTACATCGACCGCTCACGGGGCATGCGGCGCCAGTGGTGCGGCATGGAGTCCTGCGGCAACAAGATCAAGGCCGCCGCGTACCGCGCACGCAAGAAGACCGCACCGGCGGTGCCCGCGCACTGA
- a CDS encoding cytochrome P450 family protein, protein MTEAVIDLGEYGDAFRFDPHPVYAELRGLGPVHRVRPPGSDADYSTWLVVGHEEARAALADPRLSKDGRRIGAVFHDEELIGRHLLGSDPPEHTRLRGLVSRAFTMRRVEQLRPRIQEITDDLLEAMLPHGRADLVQSLAYPLPITVICELLGVPEMDRTEFRKLSTEVVAPTSPESSYDAVLRLGEYLTELIEDKRCAGPSDDLLGDLIRTTAEDGDRLSPSELRGMAFLLLIAGHETTVNLITNGVHALLTHPDQLAALRADMSLIDGAVEETLRYEGPVENATFRYAAEPLEIAGRAIAKGDPVMICLSAADRDDSRYPAPDRFDIRRDPRGHLAFGHGIHYCLGAPLARLEARTAIRTLLDRAPALALAGPAGEWLPGMLIRGVRSLPVRW, encoded by the coding sequence ATGACCGAAGCAGTGATCGATCTCGGGGAGTACGGCGACGCGTTCCGCTTCGACCCGCACCCCGTGTACGCCGAGTTGCGCGGTCTCGGCCCCGTGCACCGGGTGCGACCGCCCGGCTCCGACGCCGACTACTCGACCTGGCTCGTCGTCGGGCACGAGGAGGCGCGCGCGGCACTCGCCGATCCGAGGCTGTCCAAGGACGGCCGCAGAATCGGCGCGGTGTTCCACGACGAGGAGCTGATCGGCCGCCATCTGCTGGGCAGCGACCCGCCCGAGCACACCCGGCTGCGGGGGCTCGTCTCCCGCGCCTTCACCATGCGCCGGGTCGAGCAACTGCGGCCCAGGATCCAGGAGATCACCGACGACCTCCTCGAGGCGATGCTGCCGCACGGCCGCGCCGACCTGGTGCAGTCCCTCGCCTACCCGCTGCCGATCACCGTCATCTGTGAGCTCCTCGGCGTACCCGAGATGGACCGCACGGAGTTCCGCAAGCTGTCCACGGAGGTCGTGGCACCCACCAGCCCGGAGAGTTCGTACGACGCCGTCCTGCGCCTCGGCGAGTACCTGACGGAGCTCATCGAGGACAAGCGGTGCGCCGGACCGAGCGACGACCTGCTCGGCGACCTCATCCGCACCACCGCCGAGGACGGCGACCGGCTCTCCCCGTCGGAACTGCGCGGCATGGCCTTCCTGCTGCTGATCGCGGGCCATGAAACCACGGTCAACCTCATCACCAACGGCGTGCACGCCCTGCTCACCCATCCGGACCAACTCGCCGCCCTGCGCGCCGACATGAGCCTCATCGACGGCGCGGTCGAGGAGACACTGCGCTACGAGGGCCCGGTGGAGAACGCGACGTTCCGGTACGCCGCCGAGCCCCTGGAGATAGCGGGACGGGCCATAGCCAAGGGCGACCCGGTGATGATCTGCCTGAGCGCGGCCGACCGCGACGACTCCCGTTACCCGGCACCGGACCGCTTCGACATCCGCCGCGACCCGCGCGGCCACCTCGCTTTCGGCCACGGCATCCACTACTGCCTGGGCGCCCCATTGGCCCGACTGGAAGCCCGCACGGCAATCCGGACCCTGCTGGACCGCGCCCCCGCCCTGGCGCTCGCCGGGCCCGCGGGGGAGTGGCTGCCGGGAATGCTGATCAGAGGAGTGCGGAGTTTGCCGGTGCGGTGGTAG
- a CDS encoding SDR family NAD(P)-dependent oxidoreductase has product MGGMTTTYGTLHGKVALVTGGSRGIGAATAVRLAREGADVALTFVDGKEAASDVVRRVEALGRRAVALRADSADAEEAAGAVLRTAEALGGLDVLVNNAGVGVLGPLGELSLAEVDRVLAVNVRGVFLASQAAAARMPDGGRIITVGSCMTQRVPGPGGTLYATSKSALTGLTKALARELGPRGITANIVHPGPTDTDMNPADGPFAAGQTALTAVGRFGTAEEVASMVAYLADAAYVTGAEFSVDGGHAA; this is encoded by the coding sequence ATGGGCGGTATGACAACGACTTACGGAACTCTGCACGGCAAGGTCGCGCTCGTCACCGGGGGCAGCCGGGGGATCGGTGCCGCTACGGCGGTGCGGCTGGCGCGGGAGGGCGCGGATGTGGCCCTGACGTTCGTGGACGGCAAGGAGGCGGCCTCGGACGTCGTACGGCGGGTCGAGGCCCTGGGCCGACGGGCCGTCGCCCTGCGGGCGGACTCCGCGGACGCCGAAGAGGCGGCGGGGGCGGTTCTCCGTACGGCGGAGGCGCTCGGTGGGCTGGATGTGCTGGTGAACAACGCGGGCGTGGGGGTGCTCGGTCCGCTGGGCGAGCTCTCCCTCGCCGAGGTCGACCGGGTGCTGGCCGTCAACGTGCGCGGGGTGTTTCTGGCCTCTCAGGCGGCGGCCGCGCGGATGCCGGACGGGGGGCGCATCATCACGGTCGGCAGCTGTATGACCCAGCGGGTGCCGGGTCCCGGCGGGACCCTGTACGCGACGAGCAAGTCGGCGCTGACCGGGCTGACGAAGGCCCTCGCGCGTGAGCTGGGGCCCCGGGGGATCACGGCGAACATCGTGCATCCCGGGCCCACGGACACCGACATGAATCCGGCGGACGGGCCGTTCGCGGCGGGGCAGACCGCGTTGACCGCGGTGGGACGGTTCGGGACGGCGGAGGAAGTGGCGTCGATGGTGGCGTATCTGGCGGACGCGGCGTACGTCACCGGTGCGGAGTTCTCGGTGGACGGGGGGCACGCGGCGTGA
- a CDS encoding sensor histidine kinase translates to MSTVSGDKTVPEPPAFPGRRWLLPSAVIHEFDPSAVRPGRRPRRTARDWIVDFSCFLLAVLIGMIAADALGDNPHVSHTAATLDQLLGALACAAVWLRRRWPLGLALATIPLGVLSDTAGGACLIAVFTLAVHRPFRYVAWVAGLNIAAVPLTFRLRPDADLPYLVSVVLTVILVAAVVGWGLLVRAKRQLMFSLRDRARRAETEARLRAEQAQRLAREAIAREMHDVLAHRLTLLSVHAGALEFRPDAPQEEVARAAGVIRESAHEALQDLREIIGVLRAADDDTGRPQPTLAALDALVAESREAGMKVILDTRVAEPAAVPASVGRTAYRIAQESLTNARKHAPGTEVTVTVVGGPGEGLVVTVRNRAPEGEVPHVPGSGQGLIGLTERATLAGGRLEYGAETDGAFGVRAWLPWG, encoded by the coding sequence TTGTCGACCGTGAGTGGTGACAAGACGGTTCCCGAACCTCCGGCCTTCCCCGGCCGACGCTGGTTGCTGCCGTCCGCGGTGATCCACGAGTTCGACCCGTCCGCCGTTCGGCCCGGACGTCGGCCCCGGCGTACCGCGCGCGACTGGATCGTCGACTTCTCCTGCTTCCTCCTGGCCGTCCTGATCGGCATGATCGCCGCGGACGCGCTGGGCGACAACCCCCATGTGTCGCACACCGCGGCCACCCTGGACCAGCTGCTCGGCGCCCTCGCCTGCGCCGCCGTGTGGCTGCGCCGCCGCTGGCCGCTCGGCCTCGCCCTGGCCACGATCCCGCTCGGGGTGCTTTCCGACACCGCCGGCGGCGCCTGCCTGATCGCCGTCTTCACCCTCGCCGTTCACCGCCCCTTCCGATACGTCGCCTGGGTGGCCGGCCTCAACATCGCCGCGGTCCCCCTTACCTTCCGACTGCGGCCCGACGCGGACCTGCCGTACCTCGTCTCGGTCGTCCTCACCGTGATCCTGGTCGCCGCGGTCGTCGGGTGGGGTCTGCTTGTACGGGCCAAACGGCAGCTCATGTTCAGCCTGCGTGACCGCGCACGGCGCGCGGAGACCGAGGCGCGACTGCGGGCCGAGCAGGCGCAGCGGCTCGCCCGCGAGGCCATCGCGCGCGAGATGCACGACGTCCTCGCGCACCGGCTGACGCTGCTGAGCGTCCACGCGGGTGCCCTGGAGTTCCGGCCGGACGCGCCCCAGGAGGAGGTCGCGCGGGCGGCCGGTGTCATCCGGGAGAGCGCGCACGAGGCGCTCCAGGATCTCAGGGAGATCATCGGGGTGCTGCGGGCGGCGGACGACGACACGGGTCGACCCCAGCCGACCCTCGCCGCGCTGGACGCACTGGTCGCCGAATCCCGCGAGGCCGGCATGAAGGTCATCCTCGACACTCGCGTGGCCGAGCCCGCCGCCGTGCCCGCGTCCGTGGGCCGCACCGCCTACCGCATCGCCCAGGAGAGCCTCACCAACGCCCGCAAGCACGCCCCCGGTACGGAGGTGACGGTCACCGTCGTCGGCGGCCCGGGCGAGGGCCTCGTCGTGACCGTGCGGAACCGGGCGCCCGAGGGTGAGGTGCCGCACGTCCCCGGCTCGGGACAGGGCCTGATCGGTCTCACCGAGCGCGCCACGCTCGCCGGCGGCCGACTGGAGTACGGGGCGGAGACGGACGGCGCCTTCGGGGTACGGGCGTGGCTGCCGTGGGGGTGA
- a CDS encoding response regulator transcription factor, with product MTVIRVLLVDDDPLVRAGLSLMMGGAEDIEIVGEAADGTEVEAAVDRTRPDVVLMDIRMPSVDGLTATERLRGRPDAPQVVVLTTFHADEQVLRALRAGAAGFVLKDTPPAEILAAVRRVAAGDPVLSPTVTRQLMEHAVGSAADIRRARARERIAALNDREREVAVAVGQGLSNAEIAAALYMSVATVKTHVSRVLAKLDLNNRVQIALLAYDAGLLEQSAESEPDGH from the coding sequence ATGACTGTGATCAGAGTGCTTCTCGTCGACGACGACCCCCTCGTGCGGGCCGGTCTGTCCCTGATGATGGGCGGCGCCGAGGACATCGAGATCGTCGGAGAGGCGGCGGACGGCACCGAGGTCGAGGCGGCCGTGGACCGGACCCGCCCGGACGTCGTCCTCATGGACATCAGAATGCCGTCGGTGGACGGCCTCACGGCCACGGAACGGCTGCGCGGCCGCCCCGACGCCCCCCAGGTCGTCGTCCTGACCACCTTCCACGCCGACGAGCAGGTCCTGCGGGCCCTGCGCGCGGGCGCCGCCGGTTTCGTCCTCAAGGACACTCCGCCCGCCGAGATCCTCGCCGCCGTACGACGGGTCGCGGCCGGCGACCCGGTTCTGTCGCCCACCGTCACCCGCCAGCTGATGGAACACGCGGTCGGCTCCGCCGCCGACATCCGACGGGCACGCGCGCGTGAGCGCATCGCCGCCCTCAACGACCGCGAACGCGAGGTCGCAGTCGCCGTCGGCCAGGGCCTGTCCAACGCCGAGATCGCCGCCGCCCTCTACATGAGCGTCGCCACGGTCAAGACCCACGTCTCCCGCGTGCTGGCCAAGCTCGACCTGAACAACCGGGTGCAGATCGCGTTGTTGGCGTACGACGCGGGACTGCTGGAACAGTCCGCGGAATCCGAGCCGGACGGGCACTAG
- a CDS encoding ribonuclease domain-containing protein has product MRFPPRIARIGTAAAVLSALLVGGTVATATPAAAAVGSICYSDLPSQAYDTLDLIDAGGPYPYSQDGAVFQNREGVLPSQSSGYYHEYTVITPGSSTRGARRVVTGEETQEDYYTSDHYATFDLINFGC; this is encoded by the coding sequence ATGAGATTCCCCCCACGAATCGCTCGCATCGGTACGGCAGCCGCCGTCCTGTCCGCTCTCCTCGTCGGCGGCACCGTCGCCACCGCTACGCCGGCGGCCGCCGCGGTCGGCAGCATCTGCTACAGCGACCTGCCCTCCCAGGCGTACGACACGCTCGACCTGATCGACGCGGGCGGCCCTTACCCGTACTCCCAGGACGGCGCTGTCTTCCAGAACCGGGAAGGCGTCCTGCCCTCACAGTCCTCTGGCTACTATCACGAGTACACCGTGATCACGCCGGGCTCCTCCACCCGCGGCGCGCGCCGCGTCGTCACCGGCGAGGAGACCCAGGAGGACTACTACACCTCCGACCACTACGCCACGTTCGATCTCATCAACTTCGGTTGCTGA